In Streptantibioticus cattleyicolor NRRL 8057 = DSM 46488, a genomic segment contains:
- a CDS encoding 1,4-dihydroxy-6-naphthoate synthase, which produces MTEATGPAAGADDPLRIAYSPCPNDTFVFHAWAHGLLPGAPALDVTFADIDITNGMAERGEFDVLKVSYAVLPWVLDKYALLPCGGALGRGCGPLVLTRDGGTAAGLAGRTVAVPSERSTAYLLFRLWAATEVPGGVGHIEVLPFHEIMPAVRDGRVDAGLVIHEARFTYQNYGLTGLADMGEHWEATTGLPIPLGAIIARRSLGEDTLRTLADAARASVRAAWDDPVASRGYVLEHAQEMDEAVADQHIGLYVNEFTEDLGEDGYAAVRGLLTRAAAEGLVPPLGPDALRFPG; this is translated from the coding sequence ATGACTGAGGCCACCGGCCCGGCGGCCGGCGCCGACGACCCGCTGCGGATCGCCTACTCGCCCTGTCCCAACGACACGTTCGTCTTCCACGCCTGGGCGCACGGGCTGCTGCCGGGGGCGCCGGCGCTCGATGTGACCTTCGCCGACATCGACATCACCAACGGCATGGCCGAACGCGGTGAGTTCGACGTCCTCAAGGTCTCCTACGCGGTGCTGCCGTGGGTGCTGGACAAGTACGCGCTGCTGCCGTGCGGCGGCGCGCTGGGCCGTGGCTGCGGGCCGCTGGTGCTCACCCGCGACGGCGGTACGGCGGCCGGGCTGGCCGGCCGTACGGTGGCGGTGCCCAGTGAACGGTCCACCGCCTACCTGCTGTTCCGTCTGTGGGCGGCCACCGAGGTACCCGGCGGGGTCGGGCACATCGAGGTGCTGCCGTTCCACGAGATCATGCCGGCCGTGCGGGACGGGCGGGTGGACGCCGGACTCGTCATCCACGAGGCCCGGTTCACGTACCAGAACTACGGGCTGACCGGCCTCGCCGACATGGGCGAGCACTGGGAGGCCACCACCGGGCTGCCGATCCCGCTCGGCGCGATCATCGCCCGGCGGTCGCTGGGCGAGGACACGTTGCGCACCCTCGCCGACGCCGCCCGCGCCTCGGTACGGGCCGCCTGGGACGACCCGGTCGCCTCCCGGGGGTACGTGCTGGAGCACGCGCAGGAGATGGACGAGGCGGTGGCCGACCAGCACATCGGGCTGTACGTCAACGAGTTCACCGAGGACCTGGGCGAGGACGGCTACGCGGCGGTACGCGGGCTACTGACCCGCGCGGCGGCCGAGGGGCT
- a CDS encoding futalosine hydrolase: MSSASASPPPPAGPRLLVVTAVDAERDAAARGLAPSGTANAGTQVPLAGGRSLLRIPLGDGRARGGADVLAAGVGPAAAAAATATALAVAATGGEGYRLVVSAGIGGGFAPDAPVGSLVVADALVAADLGAETPDGFVPVTELGFGTVRHTAPARLSRAWAAACDAAYGTVLTASTVTGSADSARRLKERHPTALVEAMEGFGVAEAAVAHGLPVLEVRAVSNPVGPRDRAAWQIGRALARLEEGLRALVPVLEAHQEAGFDD; the protein is encoded by the coding sequence ATGTCATCGGCCTCCGCGTCACCGCCGCCCCCGGCCGGGCCGCGGCTGCTGGTGGTGACGGCGGTGGACGCCGAACGCGACGCCGCCGCGCGTGGCCTCGCGCCGTCGGGCACGGCCAACGCGGGTACCCAGGTGCCGTTGGCGGGCGGGCGTTCGCTGCTGCGCATCCCGCTGGGCGACGGCCGGGCGCGGGGCGGCGCCGACGTGCTGGCCGCCGGGGTCGGCCCGGCGGCAGCCGCCGCGGCCACCGCCACAGCGCTCGCGGTCGCGGCGACCGGGGGCGAGGGGTACCGGCTGGTGGTCTCGGCCGGGATCGGCGGCGGGTTCGCGCCGGACGCCCCGGTGGGCTCCCTGGTGGTGGCGGACGCGCTGGTCGCCGCCGACCTGGGCGCCGAGACGCCGGACGGCTTCGTGCCCGTCACCGAGCTGGGCTTCGGCACCGTACGGCACACGGCGCCGGCCCGGCTGTCGCGGGCGTGGGCGGCGGCCTGCGACGCGGCGTACGGGACGGTGCTCACCGCGTCCACGGTGACCGGCAGCGCCGACAGCGCCCGGCGGCTGAAGGAACGTCACCCCACCGCGCTGGTCGAGGCGATGGAGGGGTTCGGGGTGGCCGAGGCCGCCGTGGCACACGGGCTGCCGGTGCTGGAGGTGCGGGCGGTCTCCAACCCGGTGGGCCCCCGCGACCGGGCGGCCTGGCAGATCGGCCGGGCGCTGGCGCGACTGGAGGAGGGCCTGCGCGCGCTGGTGCCGGTTCTCGAAGCACATCAGGAGGCTGGATTCGATGACTGA